The Sorex araneus isolate mSorAra2 chromosome 5, mSorAra2.pri, whole genome shotgun sequence genome has a segment encoding these proteins:
- the INKA2 gene encoding PAK4-inhibitor INKA2, translating into MRESGDMDCYLRRLKQELVSMKEVGDGLQDQMNCMMGALQELKLLQLQAALEQLEISGGSPGAGSPERPWTQSESPRRWQGARGPAKPAACVPSSHSSHDKGPEFPPCRTGCGRDQDPPPEPRGWAPPGPELDEAHDWPSTLMSHGRNRQPLVLGDNAFADLVGNWLDLPEMEKGGEKGETGREGMPRTPRGPSWELGRRFALTANIFRKFLRSVRPDRDRLLKEKPGWATPTAPKPHPGRTHKARKWSRAKKGCGQFPFLGHAESRREEMRSSGCPQALRPSPSGFDINTAVWV; encoded by the coding sequence GTGTCCATGAAGGAGGTGGGCGATGGTCTGCAGGATCAGATGAACTGCATGATGGGGGCGCTGCAGGAACTGAAGCTTCTCCAGCTGCAGGCGGCTCTGGAACAGCTGGAGATCTCCGGCGGGAGCCCTGGTGCAGGCTCTCCCGAAAGGCCCTGGACACAGTCCGAGTCCCCCAGACGGTGGCAGGGTGCCCGAGGTCCTGCCAAGCCTGCAGCCTGCGTCCCTTCCAGCCATTCTTCTCATGACAAGGGCCCCGAGTTTCCACCCTGCAGGACTGGCTGTGGGAGAGACCAGGACCCGCCGCCCGAGCCCCGGGGTTGGGCCCCACCAGGCCCGGAGCTGGACGAGGCTCATGACTGGCCGTCCACGCTGATGTCCCATGGCCGGAACCGCCAGCCTCTGGTGTTAGGGGACAACGCTTTTGCTGACTTGGTGGGCAACTGGCTGGACCTGCCGGAAATGGAGAAGGGTGGTGAGAAGGGAGAGACTGGGAGGGAGGGCATGCCCAGAACACCACGGGGCCCGTCCTGGGAGCTGGGCCGCCGCTTCGCCCTCACCGCGAACATCTTCCGCAAGTTCCTGCGCAGCGTGCGGCCGGACCGGGACCGGCTGCTGAAGGAGAAGCCAGGCTGGGCAACCCCCacggcccccaagccccaccccggCCGCACTCACAAGGCCAGGAAGTGGAGCCGTGCCAAGAAGGGCTGTGGACAGTTTCCGTTCCTCGGCCACGCTGAGTCCAGGCGAGAGGAGATGCGCTCCAGCGGCTGCCCCCAGGCCCTGCGGCCCTCACCCTCGGGCTTCGATATTAACACTGCAGTGTGGGTCTGA